The following are encoded together in the Anoplopoma fimbria isolate UVic2021 breed Golden Eagle Sablefish chromosome 13, Afim_UVic_2022, whole genome shotgun sequence genome:
- the LOC129101684 gene encoding atos homolog protein B produces MRHIHVELAHKKAPLELPAQEGDLPPPTAPTQGLDPGVRPGAPRHFGQEELRLQKVYQLSIFSQLGGFSTSTETHTDTQQRPVRVGVKRGLEEPQLTLKRPHLGDFLDNEALEGGVLCGPAPAQGVGMGLAMGPSGPGSVYSCTQMEHRDSEGGLSPRSPPLSPSNNPSRRPTQHNHDRPIPDVFAPLSPKSPPMCDPHGHLCDQGHSLGSSARTEPPNGGHTPTHSLGSPANESCGNGSSGGQPSPHLYEMSMYETPNPASPTSPPGPFSPPHHTELQEPGEATEWEVGLESSPPERSATQAASSSSVGLASWEKTPSSNGHRLSAGGHWPAKKRLLSPSDTGESCSEDEGPSTSKRSRLSLLAPGLGPASCRSTDAKAAPYWNHLLPSAWDRPKTPTDCTRSGRRLKSGLRLKSRQLRSSRHTDTGRSTRSSWPSSSISRSLLGNFEESILKGRFSPSGRIEGFTAEIGASGSYCPQHVTLPVQVTYYDISEHSAPSPFLGVISLEPLGKKGYSIPKAGTIQVTLFNPNKTVVKMFLVTYNFGDMPVNHMTFLRHRIFLVPVEEGVEGKGEASPGGRVPDRKKILCYLIHLRFQSSKSGKIYLHNDIRLLFSRKSIEVDTGIPYELKSYTEVPRNPKYSPRV; encoded by the exons ATGCGGCACATTCACGTTGAGTTAGCCCACAAAAAGGCTCCATTAGAGCTTCCAGCCCAGGAGGGGGACTTGCCTCCACCTACAGCCCCAACACAGGGCCTAGACCCTGGTGTCAGACCGGGAGCGCCCAGGCACTTTGGCCAGGAGGAGTTGCGCCTCCAAAAGGTCTACCAGCTCTCCATTTTCTCCCAGTTAGGGGGATTTTCTACCTCCACAGAAACCCACACTGATACCCAACAGAGGCCTGTCCGGGTGGGCGTGAAAAGGGGGCTAGAGGAGCCGCAATTGACTCTTAAGCGCCCCCACCTTGGGGACTTCTTAGACAATGAGGCGTTGGAGGGAGGGGTGCTGTGTGGGCCAGCCCCAGCTCAAGGTGTTGGGATGGGGTTGGCGATGGGCCCTAGTGGGCCTGGTTCTGTATACTCTTGCACACAGATGGAGCACAGAGACTCTGAGGGGGGACTGTCACCAAGGTCTCCACCCCTCTCGCCCAGCAACAACCCCTCCCGACGCCCAACTCAGCACAATCATGACAGGCCCATTCCTGATGTATTTGCTCCACTCTCACCTAAATCACCCCCAATGTGTGACCCGCATGGACATCTCTGTGACCAGGGCCATTCCCTTGGTAGCTCAGCCAGGACCGAGCCACCTAATGGGggccacacacccacacactcactaGGTAGTCCTGCAAATGAGAGCTGCGGTAACGGCTCATCTGGAGGCCAGCCCAGCCCCCACTTATATGAAATGTCCATGTATGAGACTCCCAACCCTGCTAGTCCCACCAGCCCTCCAGGCCCCTTCTCCCCCCCACaccacacagagctgcaggagcCAGGGGAGGCCACCGAATGGGAAGTTGGACTTGAATCCTCCCCACCTGAGCGAAGTGCCACCCAGGCtgcctcctcatcctctgtTGGCCTGGCTTCCTGGGAGAAAACTCCAAGCAGTAATGGCCACCGTCTATCCGCTGGAGGCCACTGGCCAGCCAAAAAGCGTCTGCTGTCCCCGAGCGACACAGGGGAGTCATGCTCAGAAGACGAGGGCCCCTCCACATCCAAGAGAAGCAGGCTGTCATTGCTGGCTCCAGGACTTGGCCCGGCCTCATGTCGCAGCACTGACGCTAAAGCTGCCCCTTACTGGAATCACCTGCTGCCCTCTGCATGGGACCGGCCTAAG ACCCCCACAGACTGCACAAGATCAGGAAGACGGCTCAAAAGTGGGCTGCGACTGAAAAG TCGGCAGCTGcgcagcagcagacacacagacaccgGTCGCTCCACACGTTCCAGTTGGCCCTCATCTTCCATCAGCAGATCACTACTTGGCAACTTTGAG GAGTCCATACTGAAGGGACGATTCTCCCCATCAGGCCGGATTGAGGGCTTCACAGCGGAGATCGGTGCCAGCGGCTCTTATTGTCCACAGCACGTCACCCTGCCGGTGCAGGTTACATACTACGACATCTCAGAGCACAGCGCACCCTCACCCTTCCtg GGGGTGATATCTCTCGAGCCTCTTGGAAAGAAAGGATACAGCATACCCAAAGCAGGGACCATTCAAGTG ACCTTATTTAATCCCAACAAAACTGTGGTGAAGATGTTCCTGGTGACCTACAACTTCGGCGACATGCCCGTTAATCACATGACCTTCCTGCGCCACCGTATCTTCTTGGTGCCCGTGGAGGAGGGGGTTGAGGGGAAGGGCGAGGCGTCTCCAGGGGGCAGAGTTCCAGACAGGAAGAAGATTCTCTGCTACCTGATACATCTCAG ATTCCAGAGCTCCAAATCTGGGAAGATCTACTTGCACAATGATATCCGGCTGCTATTCTCCCGCAAATCCATCGAAGTGGACACAGGGATCCCTTATGAGCTGAAATCTTACACCGAGGTGCCAAGAAACCCTAAATACTCTCCCCGCGTGTGA
- the cenatac gene encoding coiled-coil domain-containing protein 84, whose product MGAYYCSICRQTTFTGKGHIHGKNHQSRLRVVLLKFLEKVKEARRTLKKPQVEKFDCTQNKQTFWCYCCGCDIERNVTDGNMTVLYGGLLEHMATPEHKKSTHKFWWENKADPKLRDKVVITEEETERFKAEVEKALESFVENEDEFLKQEADNIRAQEKHRQEVFQSLLERDTEPELFNGPNGTDMSAEDAVSSKFTPRGSDHQTGSSCVKSMVGAPRAATGKGLTFIGYQDSNSGNVHTGAVPPWLQEDPREGTSAAAAHPEIGPSLQEFLKQKEQEKLKKLPPNRVGANFDHSSHTDANWLPSFGRVWNSGRRWQSRHQFRQEEGQKNRPKRKKEHGTEGSKKAKTTKQLTNSDST is encoded by the exons ATGGGTGCATATTATTGTTCTATATGCAGGCAAACTACATTCACAGGGAAGGGACATATCCACGGGAAAAACCATCAAAGCAGACTCAGAGTGGTTCTTCTTAAATTCTTAGAAAAG GTGAAAGAAGCTCGGCGCACTCTTAAAAAACCCCAAGTAGAAAAGTTTGATTGCACCCAGAACAAGCAGACCTTCTGGTGCTACTGCTGCGGGTGTGACATTGAGAGAAATGTCACCGACGGTAACATGACTGTTCTGTATGGAGGCTTGTTGGAACACATGGCCAC CCCAGAACACAAGAAGAGTACTCACAAGTTCTGGTGGGAGAATAAGGCCGATCCCAAGTTAAGAGACAAGGTCGtcatcacagaggaggaaactgAGAG GTTTAAAGCTGAGGTGGAGAAAGCATTGGAATCATTTGTGGAGAACGAGGATGAATTCTTAAAACAG GAAGCTGATAACATCCGGGCCCAGGAAAAGCATCGCCAAGAGGTCTTTCAGTCTCTTTTAGAG CGTGACACAGAGCCAGAGTTGTTCAATGGACCCAACGGCACAGACATGTCTGCTGAGGATGCTGTCAG CTCTAAATTTACGCCTCGGGGATCAGACCATCAGACGGGGAGCAGCTGTGTGAAGTCAATGGTCGGAGCACCGCGGGCTGCAACAGGAAAAGGCCTGACTTTCATAGGCTACCAG GATTCAAACAGTGGAAATGTACATACAG GTGCCGTCCCTCCTTGGTTACAGGAGGATCCTCGGGAGGGGACCTCCGCAGCTGCAGCTCATCCAGAGATCGGTCCATCGCTCCAAGAGTTCCTCAAACAGA AGGAGcaagaaaaactgaagaaacTTCCACCAAACCGAGTGGGCGCCAACTTTGACCACAGCTCACACACAGACGCCAACTGGCTTCCATCCTTTGGAAGAGTGTGGAACAGTGGCCGACGCTGGCAGTCCAG GCACCAGTTCAGACaagaggaaggacagaagaaCAGAccgaagaggaagaaggagcaCGGCACAGAGGGgtcaaaaaaagcaaaaacaactaAACAGCTGACAAATTCTGACAGCACTTAA